The following are encoded in a window of Peromyscus leucopus breed LL Stock chromosome X, UCI_PerLeu_2.1, whole genome shotgun sequence genomic DNA:
- the LOC114687495 gene encoding LOW QUALITY PROTEIN: uroporphyrinogen decarboxylase-like (The sequence of the model RefSeq protein was modified relative to this genomic sequence to represent the inferred CDS: inserted 2 bases in 1 codon) encodes MAETYWDILVVPQALGMEVTMVPGKGPTFPEPLREERDLERLQDPATVASELDYXFQAITLTRQQLVGHVPLIGFAGAPWTLMTYMIEGGNSSTMAQAKRWLYQRPQASHKLLGILTDALVSYLIGQVAAGAQASQLFESHTGHLGPELFGKFALPYIWDVAKRVKAGLQKEGLAPVPMIIFAKDGHFALEELAQAGYEVVGLDWTVAPKKAREHVGKTVTLQGNLDPCALYASEEEIGQLVQHMLDEFGPQRYIANLGHGLYPDMDPEHVGAFVDAVHKHSRLLRQN; translated from the exons atggcagagacctattgggacATCCTTGTTGTACCCCAGGCACTGGGCATGGAGGTGACCATGGTACCTGGCAAAGGACCCACATTCCCAGAGCCATTAAGAGAAGAGCGGGACCTAGAGCGTCTACAGGATCCAGCGACAGTGGCCTCAGAGCTGGACTA GTTCCAAGCCATCACTCTTACTCGACAACAGCTGGTTGGACATGTGCCGTTAATTGGCTTTGCTGGTGCTCCGTGGACCCTGATGACATACATGATTGAGGGTGGCAATTCAAGCACCATGGCTCAGGCCAAGCGATGGCTCTACCAAAGACCACAGGCCAGCCACAAGCTGCTTGGCATACTCACGGATGCTCTGGTCTCATATCTAATAGGACAGGTGGCTGCTGGTGCTCAGGCATCGCAGCTCTTTGAGTCCCACACAGGACACCTCGGCCCGGAGCTCTTCGGCAAGTTTGCACTGCCCTACATATGGGATGTGGCCAAGCGGGTGAAGGCTGGGCTGCAGAAGGAAGGTCTGGCGCCAGTGCCCATGATCATCTTTGCTAAGGATGGGCATTTTGCCCTGGAAGAGCTGGCCCAGGCTGGCTATGAGGTAGTTGGGCTTGACTGGACAGTGGCACCAAAGAAAGCCCGGGAGCACGTGGGGAAGACGGTGACCTTGCAGGGGAACCTGGATCCCTGTGCCTTGTATGCATCTGAGGAAGAGATTGGTCAACTAGTGCAGCACATGCTGGATGAATTTGGGCCACAACGCTATATTGCCAACCTAGGGCACGGACTTTACCCTGACATGGACCCAGAACATGTAGGAGCCTTTGTGGATGCTGTACACAAACATTCACGTCTGCTTCGACAGAATTAA